From the genome of Flavobacterium luteolum, one region includes:
- a CDS encoding ComF family protein, whose translation MVQELIHNLKYKGHQEIGTVLGNWYAEDLKELQLEIPFDVVIPVPLHKRKFKERGYNQVTTFGKAIAHGFEVPFNEKLLFRKVYSKTQSKKSLLGRSENIENIFDVEFNESDHHKHFLIVDDVFTTGATIEACSRALLKIPGAKISMICMAMAH comes from the coding sequence ATGGTACAGGAACTCATTCATAATTTAAAATACAAAGGTCACCAGGAAATAGGAACTGTTTTAGGAAATTGGTATGCCGAAGATTTAAAAGAACTTCAACTCGAAATTCCTTTTGATGTCGTGATTCCAGTTCCACTTCATAAAAGAAAATTTAAGGAACGTGGTTACAATCAAGTTACTACTTTTGGGAAAGCAATTGCCCATGGTTTTGAAGTTCCTTTTAATGAAAAACTATTGTTTCGTAAAGTATATTCTAAAACCCAATCTAAAAAAAGCCTTTTAGGAAGGTCCGAAAATATAGAAAACATTTTTGATGTCGAATTCAATGAATCCGATCATCACAAACATTTTTTAATTGTAGACGATGTTTTCACAACAGGCGCAACAATTGAAGCCTGTTCTCGGGCGTTATTAAAAATTCCAGGCGCTAAAATTAGTATGATTTGTATGGCGATGGCGCATTAA
- a CDS encoding reprolysin-like metallopeptidase, with protein MKKQLLYIFLIFCSANINAQDVLWQKVTSSSLLRKADGVSSAKLYYKLNANLLSAKLASASNKTAKNTTSEITIPNADGILERFSVWESSNFDPELQAKYPEIRSYVGRGIDDKNAKIHFSIAPIGIQTMVFRPSKPTEYIEQNQDNKSEYVLYKSTDNVASKMLLDCKTPNSFSDNKPSTTAKTASNSKQFKTLRLALSCTGEYTTYFGGTKAKALAGMNATLTRVNGIFNRDLAVQLILIANNDAIIYTDASTDPYSIASAGANNDNPAWPKEVQTTLTTVIGEGNYDIGHLFGASGGGGNASCIGCVCVSPTSSQPLGKGSAFTSPADGRPQGDNFDIDFVAHEMGHQLGGTHTFSHANEGYGTCYEPGSGSTIMGYAGVTAYDVQSHSDDYFSYASISQIQSNLAGKTCPVSTSIVDNNPPVINAGSDYTIPISTPFILTGTGSDPEGNSITYTWEQYDSAITTFGNKSLADATKPDGPMFRSFSPTTSPVRYMPALSSVLNNQLTTSWESVSSIAKTMNFTLTGRDNAAEGKGQTNTSAMVVTVSAAAGPFAVTSQADDNLGWAKGSAQTITWSVNNTNTLVGSSSVNIKLSVDGGLTFPVVLASNTPNDGSETILVPEIEASTNCRLLIEPVGNIYYAVNSKPFAVGYTVSTDCSSYNFGGGYSTGDNVYVNRTVSVPSSTGSISDVNVSVNVKHEKFSDLTMQIISPSGTIVTLFNKNCGNTNSTLALQFDDSGTALNCNTTSSQIVIPSTVLSAFNGENPQGNWTFRVLDDAVGALGTINSASVNICSKTYTLGNDDFENVSFVAYPNPNKGTFTVQFDRDSVSEIKVYVNDINGKYVYDRTFQGSGYFIQDIQLPGVPSGLYFVTVTDGNRKEIKKILIN; from the coding sequence ATGAAAAAACAACTACTTTATATATTTTTAATTTTTTGTTCTGCAAATATCAATGCACAAGATGTTCTATGGCAGAAGGTAACTTCTTCATCGCTTTTGCGAAAAGCTGATGGTGTAAGTTCTGCTAAATTATATTATAAATTAAATGCAAATCTTCTTAGTGCTAAACTAGCTTCGGCATCAAATAAAACAGCGAAAAATACAACATCAGAAATTACGATTCCAAATGCTGATGGAATTTTGGAACGTTTTTCTGTTTGGGAATCCTCTAATTTTGATCCAGAATTACAGGCAAAATATCCCGAAATTAGGTCTTATGTAGGTCGAGGAATAGATGATAAAAATGCTAAAATACATTTTAGCATAGCTCCAATCGGAATCCAGACGATGGTTTTTAGACCATCAAAACCAACGGAATATATTGAACAAAATCAAGATAATAAATCGGAATATGTCTTGTATAAATCGACAGACAACGTAGCGTCAAAAATGCTTTTGGATTGTAAAACACCAAATTCGTTTTCTGACAATAAACCTTCTACTACTGCAAAAACAGCTTCAAACTCTAAACAATTTAAAACACTTCGATTGGCGCTTTCCTGTACAGGAGAATACACTACTTATTTTGGTGGAACAAAGGCGAAAGCTTTAGCTGGAATGAATGCTACTTTGACTCGAGTAAATGGTATTTTTAATCGAGATCTTGCAGTACAGTTGATTTTAATTGCAAATAATGATGCTATAATTTATACAGACGCTTCTACAGATCCTTATTCTATTGCATCAGCAGGTGCTAACAATGACAATCCTGCGTGGCCAAAAGAAGTGCAGACAACATTAACAACTGTAATTGGTGAAGGCAATTATGATATTGGCCATTTATTTGGCGCTTCAGGCGGAGGAGGAAATGCAAGCTGTATTGGTTGTGTCTGCGTGAGCCCTACTTCTAGCCAACCTCTTGGAAAAGGCAGTGCATTTACATCTCCAGCAGATGGAAGGCCCCAAGGCGATAATTTTGATATTGATTTCGTTGCTCATGAAATGGGGCATCAGCTTGGAGGTACGCATACTTTTTCGCATGCAAATGAAGGTTATGGAACCTGTTACGAACCAGGAAGCGGTTCAACTATTATGGGGTATGCGGGAGTAACAGCTTATGATGTTCAGAGTCACTCAGACGATTATTTTTCTTATGCAAGTATTAGTCAGATACAAAGTAATTTAGCAGGAAAAACTTGTCCGGTTTCTACATCTATAGTTGATAATAATCCGCCAGTCATAAATGCAGGTTCAGATTATACGATTCCAATTAGCACACCATTTATTTTAACCGGAACAGGTTCTGATCCAGAGGGAAATTCCATAACATACACTTGGGAGCAATACGATAGTGCTATAACAACTTTTGGCAATAAGAGTTTGGCAGATGCTACAAAACCAGACGGACCAATGTTTAGGTCTTTTTCGCCAACAACTTCACCTGTTCGATACATGCCTGCTTTAAGTTCTGTATTAAATAATCAGTTGACCACAAGTTGGGAATCTGTTTCTTCTATTGCCAAAACAATGAATTTTACCCTTACAGGAAGAGACAATGCTGCAGAAGGAAAGGGGCAAACCAATACATCAGCGATGGTCGTAACGGTAAGTGCTGCCGCTGGGCCATTTGCCGTGACTTCACAAGCAGACGATAATCTTGGTTGGGCAAAAGGATCGGCGCAAACTATTACTTGGAGCGTAAATAACACCAATACACTTGTGGGATCATCAAGTGTAAATATTAAATTATCTGTAGATGGCGGATTAACATTTCCAGTTGTCTTGGCTTCTAATACTCCAAATGATGGCTCAGAAACGATATTGGTTCCAGAAATTGAGGCTTCTACAAATTGCAGACTTTTGATAGAGCCAGTTGGCAATATTTATTATGCTGTAAATAGTAAACCATTTGCTGTAGGATATACGGTTTCAACAGATTGTTCTTCTTATAATTTTGGTGGAGGATATTCAACCGGTGACAATGTGTATGTAAATAGAACAGTTTCTGTGCCTTCTTCAACAGGATCTATTTCAGATGTAAATGTTTCCGTAAATGTAAAACATGAGAAATTTTCGGATCTTACCATGCAGATTATTAGCCCTAGCGGAACAATTGTAACTTTATTTAATAAAAACTGTGGAAATACAAATTCAACCTTAGCTTTGCAATTTGATGATAGCGGAACTGCTTTAAACTGTAATACAACTTCTAGCCAGATTGTAATTCCTTCGACTGTTTTAAGCGCTTTTAATGGAGAAAATCCACAAGGAAATTGGACTTTTAGAGTTCTTGATGATGCTGTAGGAGCTTTGGGAACAATAAATTCTGCGTCAGTAAATATTTGTTCTAAAACCTATACATTAGGAAATGATGATTTTGAGAATGTTAGTTTTGTTGCGTATCCAAATCCAAACAAAGGAACTTTTACAGTGCAATTTGATCGAGATTCGGTAAGTGAGATTAAAGTTTACGTTAATGATATTAATGGAAAATATGTTTACGATAGAACTTTTCAAGGATCAGGATATTTTATTCAAGATATTCAATTGCCAGGTGTTCCTTCAGGTCTATATTTTGTAACAGTTACTGATGGCAACAGAAAAGAAATAAAAAAAATACTGATTAATTAA
- a CDS encoding LytR/AlgR family response regulator transcription factor — protein MKKYSYIIIDDDAESILKTQTTASGFSELSFMASASNFQEGLDLVLEHKPALVFLEIEPKNLSSHLSLAFISELHRFFQEIPKIIITTNTKEKSFDAIQYGVFDYLLKPIAHIELLKSVLRLKKANLDSKTPQFLEEPTSIVIDNVNNVTIPQNIERPLTICIKSYGDYRYLNAEDICYFQADNNSTDIYLNSGEMITAFKTLKHFESVLTYPFIRIHNSYVINRNYISRIHSGNSICYIKNSTKKIPFSKTYRANVEQIIADFAAGNYLEV, from the coding sequence TTGAAAAAGTATTCGTATATTATAATTGATGATGACGCTGAGAGTATTTTGAAAACCCAAACAACCGCTTCAGGTTTTTCAGAATTATCTTTTATGGCTTCGGCTTCAAATTTTCAAGAAGGTTTAGACTTGGTTTTAGAACATAAACCAGCTTTGGTTTTTCTCGAAATCGAACCCAAAAATCTGTCAAGTCATTTGTCTTTGGCTTTTATAAGCGAATTGCACCGTTTCTTTCAGGAAATTCCCAAAATTATAATTACTACAAATACAAAAGAAAAATCTTTTGATGCAATTCAATATGGTGTCTTTGATTATCTTTTAAAGCCTATTGCGCATATTGAGCTTCTAAAATCGGTTTTAAGGCTTAAAAAAGCCAATTTAGATAGCAAAACACCGCAATTTCTAGAAGAGCCGACTTCTATTGTAATTGATAATGTAAATAACGTAACGATTCCTCAAAATATCGAAAGACCATTGACCATTTGTATAAAATCGTATGGAGATTACCGGTATTTAAATGCTGAAGATATCTGTTACTTTCAAGCCGACAATAACTCTACCGATATTTATTTGAATAGTGGTGAAATGATTACGGCCTTTAAAACGTTAAAGCATTTTGAAAGTGTTTTGACGTATCCTTTTATCCGCATTCATAACAGTTATGTGATAAATCGAAACTATATTTCGAGGATTCATAGCGGAAACTCAATCTGTTACATAAAAAACTCCACAAAAAAGATTCCTTTTTCTAAAACCTACAGAGCAAATGTAGAGCAGATTATTGCCGATTTTGCAGCAGGAAATTATCTAGAAGTCTAA
- a CDS encoding glycine--tRNA ligase has protein sequence MAKQEDIFKNVVSHAKEYGFIFPSSEVYDGLSAVYDYAQNGVELKKNIREYWWKSMVQMNENIVGLDAAILMHPTTWKASGHVDAFNDPLIDNKDSKKRYRADVLVEDHAEKIHQKAQKEIDKAKARFGDAFNEQEFVTTNARVIEYLAKEKEIRERLGRSLGAGDLADVKALIEELEIADPETGSKNWTEVKQFNLMFGTKLGASAENAMDLYLRPETAQGIFVNFLNVQKSGRMKVPFGIAQTGKAFRNEIVARQFIFRMREFEQMEMQFFVRPGEEMKSYEYWKETRLKWHLSLGLGKENYRFHDHEKLAHYANAAADIEFNFPFGFKELEGIHSRTDFDLKAHEEYSGRKLQYFDPELNENYVPYVVETSVGLDRMFLAVFATSLKEETLEDGSTRTVLKLPAVLAPTKAAVLPLVKKDGLPEVSRKIIEDLKWDFNVAYDEKDAVGRRYRRQDALGTPFCITVDHQTLEDETVTIRHRDTMKQDRVKITELRGIIENEVSMKNWLMRM, from the coding sequence ATGGCAAAACAAGAAGATATATTTAAGAATGTGGTTTCGCACGCAAAAGAGTACGGATTTATTTTTCCGTCAAGCGAAGTTTACGATGGTTTAAGTGCTGTATACGATTACGCACAAAACGGTGTTGAATTAAAAAAGAATATCCGTGAATATTGGTGGAAATCAATGGTTCAGATGAATGAAAATATTGTCGGCCTTGATGCTGCAATATTGATGCATCCAACAACTTGGAAAGCTTCTGGTCACGTTGACGCTTTCAATGATCCATTAATTGATAATAAAGATTCTAAAAAGAGATATAGAGCTGATGTTTTGGTTGAAGATCATGCTGAAAAAATTCACCAAAAAGCACAAAAAGAAATTGACAAAGCAAAAGCTCGTTTTGGTGATGCATTCAACGAACAAGAATTTGTAACTACAAATGCTCGTGTAATTGAATATTTAGCTAAAGAAAAAGAAATCAGAGAGCGTTTAGGTCGTTCTTTGGGAGCAGGTGATTTGGCCGATGTAAAAGCATTGATTGAAGAGCTTGAAATTGCTGATCCTGAAACTGGTTCTAAAAACTGGACAGAGGTTAAGCAATTTAACTTAATGTTCGGAACAAAATTAGGTGCATCTGCAGAGAATGCAATGGATTTATATTTGCGTCCAGAAACGGCTCAAGGTATTTTTGTGAACTTTTTAAACGTTCAGAAATCAGGCCGTATGAAAGTTCCTTTTGGAATTGCTCAGACAGGTAAAGCTTTCAGAAACGAGATTGTTGCAAGACAATTTATTTTCCGTATGCGTGAATTCGAACAAATGGAAATGCAATTTTTTGTACGTCCAGGAGAAGAAATGAAATCATACGAGTACTGGAAAGAAACTCGTTTGAAATGGCATTTATCTTTAGGATTAGGAAAAGAAAATTACCGTTTTCATGATCATGAGAAATTAGCGCACTACGCAAACGCAGCAGCTGATATCGAATTTAATTTCCCATTCGGATTTAAAGAATTGGAAGGAATTCACTCTCGTACAGATTTCGACTTAAAAGCGCACGAAGAATATTCTGGAAGAAAATTGCAATATTTTGATCCTGAATTAAACGAAAACTATGTTCCTTATGTAGTAGAAACTTCTGTAGGTTTAGATCGTATGTTCTTGGCAGTTTTTGCTACTTCGTTAAAAGAAGAAACATTAGAAGACGGTTCTACTAGAACAGTTTTAAAATTACCGGCAGTTTTAGCGCCAACTAAAGCGGCAGTATTACCATTAGTTAAAAAAGATGGTTTGCCAGAAGTTTCAAGAAAAATCATCGAAGATTTGAAATGGGATTTTAATGTGGCTTATGATGAAAAAGATGCTGTAGGACGTCGTTACAGAAGACAAGATGCTTTAGGAACGCCTTTCTGTATTACAGTAGATCACCAGACACTTGAAGACGAAACAGTAACAATTCGTCATAGAGATACAATGAAACAAGATCGAGTAAAAATTACTGAATTAAGAGGAATTATCGAAAACGAAGTTTCGATGAAAAACTGGTTAATGAGAATGTAA
- a CDS encoding tetratricopeptide repeat-containing sensor histidine kinase — protein MRQKDDSLNKVNLFKIANRYYNMNDWKSYKQTTKLILERAQNSKDSVHMAKAYSYLGDYYESQSISDSAFLNYFKAEKIYLKINDKLNLAKTFVSKGNLQYNEGDYFESEINVFKALRILKKETNVNNQLYDCYNLLGILYNEQEEFDKSLDFHELALNILSDKSIPSDYQLKATSLNNIGFVYLRMHNYNKAKLYFQKSIEQKNLYQENTTLYAIVLDNLAYSKFKLKESESMPKLFYDALKIRDSLGLKSGVVLNKIHLSEYYAFKKDTLRAIQFSKEALDLSRSTDKLANTLGALQQIAIVDPKNASVYSKEYIQLNDKMLKAERKMGEKFSRIEYETNEIKDQNSSLQEKNKTLVYVFSICTLLGLFFYVYKTQQAKNRELLFKQQQQIANEDIYNLMISQQNEIELTRLKEKKKVAQELHDGVLGRMFGIRISLDSLDKLDESEAISKRKKYLAELKNVEQDIREISHDLNREKSELINNFVSILNKLFENQINTYSSKLITVFDPEIKWDLISNMAKINLYRIVQEGLQNCNKYAKADIIRVAFKNVNNNLVLTIEDDGIGFNANKTKNGIGLHNIEYRATECKGTVTIKSAKGEGTILTIKIPIEPNNNLHNDI, from the coding sequence ATGAGACAAAAAGATGACTCATTAAATAAAGTCAATCTTTTTAAAATAGCCAATCGATATTATAATATGAATGATTGGAAGTCTTATAAACAAACTACAAAGTTAATTTTAGAGAGGGCACAAAACTCGAAAGACTCTGTACACATGGCAAAAGCCTACAGTTATTTAGGGGATTATTATGAAAGTCAATCTATATCTGACAGTGCTTTCTTGAATTACTTTAAAGCAGAAAAGATCTATCTAAAGATTAATGATAAATTAAATTTAGCTAAAACTTTTGTAAGCAAAGGAAACCTTCAGTACAATGAGGGGGATTATTTTGAAAGTGAAATTAATGTTTTTAAAGCCCTCCGAATTTTAAAGAAAGAAACAAATGTAAATAATCAGCTTTATGATTGTTATAATTTATTGGGGATACTTTACAATGAGCAAGAAGAATTTGATAAATCTCTTGATTTTCATGAATTAGCACTGAATATTCTATCTGACAAATCGATTCCGTCAGATTATCAGTTGAAGGCAACGTCATTAAACAATATTGGGTTTGTTTATTTGAGAATGCATAATTATAATAAAGCAAAATTGTATTTTCAAAAAAGTATTGAGCAAAAAAATTTGTATCAAGAAAATACGACTTTATATGCTATTGTTTTAGATAATTTGGCTTATTCAAAATTTAAATTAAAAGAATCTGAAAGCATGCCAAAATTGTTTTATGATGCCTTAAAGATTAGAGATAGTTTGGGACTTAAATCAGGAGTTGTATTAAATAAAATACATCTGTCCGAATACTATGCTTTTAAAAAAGATACCTTGCGAGCAATTCAATTTTCAAAAGAGGCATTAGACCTTTCTAGAAGTACAGATAAATTAGCTAATACCTTAGGTGCTCTCCAGCAAATCGCAATTGTCGATCCAAAAAACGCTTCTGTTTATTCGAAAGAATATATTCAATTGAATGATAAAATGCTTAAAGCGGAGCGCAAAATGGGAGAAAAATTTTCCCGTATTGAATACGAAACCAACGAAATTAAAGATCAGAATTCCAGTCTTCAGGAAAAAAATAAAACTTTGGTTTATGTATTTAGTATTTGTACATTGCTCGGGTTGTTTTTTTATGTTTATAAAACGCAACAGGCCAAAAACCGTGAACTTCTTTTTAAACAGCAGCAACAGATTGCCAACGAGGATATTTACAATTTGATGATTTCGCAACAAAACGAAATTGAGCTTACGAGATTAAAAGAAAAGAAAAAGGTGGCGCAGGAATTGCACGATGGTGTTTTAGGACGTATGTTTGGTATTAGAATAAGCCTTGATAGCTTAGATAAACTAGACGAATCTGAAGCTATTTCTAAAAGAAAAAAATATCTTGCTGAACTAAAAAATGTTGAACAGGATATTCGTGAAATTTCGCATGATTTAAATAGAGAAAAATCGGAATTAATTAATAATTTTGTTTCGATTTTAAATAAACTATTTGAAAATCAGATAAATACGTATAGTTCGAAATTGATTACTGTTTTTGATCCTGAGATTAAATGGGATTTAATAAGTAATATGGCCAAAATTAATTTGTATAGAATAGTTCAAGAAGGGCTCCAGAATTGTAATAAATATGCGAAAGCTGATATTATTAGAGTAGCGTTTAAAAATGTAAATAATAATCTGGTTTTAACAATCGAAGATGACGGAATTGGATTTAACGCCAATAAGACTAAAAACGGAATTGGTCTGCATAATATTGAATATAGAGCAACAGAGTGTAAGGGAACAGTTACCATAAAATCTGCCAAAGGAGAAGGAACAATTCTGACCATAAAAATCCCAATAGAGCCAAATAATAACCTGCATAATGACATTTGA